Proteins found in one Cellulomonas palmilytica genomic segment:
- the rplA gene encoding 50S ribosomal protein L1 codes for MPKHSKAYRAAVEKIEDGKVYSPLAAVRLAQETSVSKFDATVEVVFRLGVDPRKADQMVRGTVNLPHGTGKTARVIVFANGERAEQARAAGADEVGGDELIEKVAGGWTDFDAAVATPDLMGKVGRLGKVLGPRGLMPNPKTGTVTMDVAKAVADIKGGKIEFRVDRHANLHFIIGKTSFSDVALVENYAAALDEILRLKPAASKGRYITKATISTTNGPGILLDQNKTRNLTAEDED; via the coding sequence ATGCCCAAGCACAGCAAGGCGTACCGCGCCGCCGTCGAGAAGATCGAGGACGGCAAGGTCTACAGCCCCCTCGCGGCCGTCCGTCTGGCGCAGGAGACCTCCGTCTCCAAGTTCGACGCGACCGTCGAGGTCGTCTTCCGACTCGGTGTCGACCCGCGCAAGGCGGACCAGATGGTCCGTGGCACGGTCAACCTGCCCCACGGCACCGGCAAGACCGCGCGCGTGATCGTGTTCGCGAACGGCGAGCGTGCCGAGCAGGCCCGCGCCGCCGGTGCGGACGAGGTCGGCGGCGACGAGCTCATCGAGAAGGTCGCCGGCGGCTGGACCGACTTCGACGCCGCGGTCGCGACCCCGGACCTCATGGGCAAGGTCGGTCGACTCGGCAAGGTCCTGGGCCCGCGTGGTCTCATGCCGAACCCGAAGACCGGCACCGTGACGATGGACGTGGCCAAGGCCGTCGCGGACATCAAGGGCGGCAAGATCGAGTTCCGCGTGGACCGTCACGCCAACCTGCACTTCATCATCGGCAAGACGTCGTTCTCCGACGTCGCGCTGGTCGAGAACTACGCCGCGGCGCTCGACGAGATCCTGCGTCTCAAGCCCGCCGCGTCGAAGGGCCGCTACATCACCAAGGCGACCATCTCGACCACGAACGGCCCCGGGATCCTGCTCGACCAGAACAAGACCCGGAACCTGACCGCCGAGGACGAGGACTGA
- the secE gene encoding preprotein translocase subunit SecE, whose amino-acid sequence MSETAASAASGAEGSARKTAPKAPSGERRGLFARIALFVRQVVAELKKVVRPTRQDLITYTSVVLVFVAVVMAFVTLVDLGIGKVTFWVFGG is encoded by the coding sequence GTGAGCGAAACCGCAGCCTCCGCGGCGTCCGGCGCCGAGGGTTCGGCGCGGAAGACCGCGCCGAAGGCCCCGTCCGGCGAGCGCCGTGGCCTGTTCGCGCGCATCGCGCTGTTCGTGCGCCAGGTCGTCGCCGAGCTCAAGAAGGTGGTCCGCCCCACGCGGCAGGACCTCATCACCTACACGTCGGTCGTGCTGGTGTTCGTCGCCGTGGTCATGGCGTTCGTCACCCTGGTCGACCTGGGCATCGGCAAGGTCACGTTCTGGGTCTTCGGGGGCTGA
- a CDS encoding RNA polymerase sigma factor, producing MSDDLVEPVDTALRGQGEGLADQAARAVLAYRDGDPAPLAALVQVMTPLLWHTVRAQGAGTEQAQDIVQNVWLALVREIDTIRDPRATLQWTLVTAKRAAWRAVRRSREEAARTDSDEAATEWLAAPADELPDVRAVRDERDRVLWDNVRTLPERCRRLLGLVAMVDRPDYAVVSQSLGMPVGSIGPTRGRCLAKLRAALASDPSWSMS from the coding sequence ATGAGTGACGACCTGGTGGAGCCGGTGGACACCGCGCTCCGCGGCCAGGGGGAGGGGCTCGCCGACCAGGCGGCCCGGGCTGTGCTGGCGTACCGCGACGGCGATCCTGCGCCGCTCGCGGCTCTCGTGCAGGTGATGACGCCGCTGCTGTGGCACACCGTGCGGGCGCAGGGCGCCGGCACGGAGCAGGCCCAGGACATCGTGCAGAACGTGTGGCTCGCGCTGGTGCGTGAGATCGACACGATCCGCGACCCCCGGGCGACGTTGCAGTGGACGCTCGTCACCGCGAAGCGCGCGGCCTGGCGTGCGGTGCGCCGCTCGCGCGAGGAGGCCGCCCGCACGGACTCGGACGAGGCCGCGACCGAGTGGCTCGCGGCGCCGGCCGACGAGCTGCCGGACGTCCGTGCGGTGCGCGACGAGCGGGACCGTGTCCTGTGGGACAACGTGCGCACCCTGCCGGAGCGGTGCCGTCGCCTGCTCGGCCTGGTCGCCATGGTCGACCGACCCGACTACGCCGTCGTCTCCCAGTCCCTGGGCATGCCGGTGGGCAGCATCGGCCCCACGCGCGGGCGCTGCCTCGCCAAGCTGCGCGCAGCCCTCGCCTCCGACCCTTCCTGGAGCATGTCATGA
- a CDS encoding transthyretin-like family protein has translation MTPDDVTVALLAGGAVDDLDIEILDRLAALVDAADPVPEGLVDSIGLALTMEALHAELAELHLVGEPALAVRTDETSIEAGTITFTTDVLTVMISVHHENDLVRVDGWAAPAGELAVELHQSGHVTTTTSDEDGRFAFVDLHRGPARLVLRRPSDPTMPVVTPQIEL, from the coding sequence ATGACCCCCGACGACGTCACCGTCGCCCTGCTCGCCGGGGGCGCCGTCGACGACCTCGACATCGAGATCCTCGACCGTCTCGCCGCGCTCGTGGACGCTGCGGACCCCGTGCCCGAGGGGCTGGTCGACAGCATCGGCCTGGCCCTGACGATGGAGGCCCTGCACGCGGAGCTCGCCGAACTGCACCTCGTCGGCGAGCCGGCGCTCGCGGTACGGACCGACGAGACGAGCATCGAGGCCGGCACGATCACGTTCACCACGGACGTCCTGACCGTGATGATCTCCGTGCACCACGAGAACGACCTGGTACGCGTCGACGGGTGGGCCGCGCCCGCGGGGGAGCTCGCCGTCGAGCTGCACCAGTCGGGCCACGTCACGACGACGACGTCGGACGAGGACGGTCGGTTCGCGTTCGTCGACCTGCACCGGGGTCCCGCGCGGCTCGTGCTGCGCCGCCCGTCGGACCCGACCATGCCGGTCGTGACCCCGCAGATCGAGCTCTAG
- the nusG gene encoding transcription termination/antitermination protein NusG has protein sequence MSHESSEPTPADVELSDAVESVDAVEASVADEVASDEVVVDESATEEPADEPGAEESDEVDPDEDPVAAFKARLRSLPGDWFVIHSYAGYENRVKANLENRTQSLNMEDFIYQVEVPMEEVVEIKNAQRKVVRRVRIPGYVLVRMDLTDESWGAVRHTPGVTGFVGHTHQPVPLTLDEVFSMLAPTLETKAPAAPAAAAKAAAAIQVDFTVGESVTVTDGPFDTLPATISEINAEAQKLKVLVSIFGRETPVELSFSQVAKI, from the coding sequence GTGTCGCACGAGTCGTCTGAGCCCACCCCGGCCGACGTCGAGCTGTCGGACGCCGTGGAGTCGGTCGACGCCGTCGAGGCGTCGGTCGCGGACGAGGTTGCGTCCGACGAGGTCGTCGTCGACGAGTCCGCCACCGAGGAGCCGGCCGACGAGCCCGGTGCCGAGGAGAGCGACGAGGTCGACCCCGACGAGGACCCGGTCGCCGCGTTCAAGGCGCGTCTGCGCAGCCTGCCCGGTGACTGGTTCGTCATCCACTCCTACGCGGGCTACGAGAACCGCGTGAAGGCGAACCTCGAGAACCGCACGCAGAGCCTCAACATGGAGGACTTCATCTACCAGGTGGAGGTCCCCATGGAGGAGGTCGTGGAGATCAAGAACGCGCAGCGCAAGGTCGTGCGCCGCGTCCGGATCCCCGGCTACGTCCTCGTGCGCATGGACCTGACCGACGAGTCGTGGGGCGCCGTGCGGCACACGCCGGGCGTCACGGGCTTCGTCGGGCACACGCACCAGCCCGTCCCGCTCACGCTGGACGAGGTCTTCTCGATGCTCGCGCCCACGCTCGAGACGAAGGCCCCGGCGGCCCCGGCCGCCGCGGCGAAGGCCGCCGCCGCGATCCAGGTCGACTTCACGGTCGGCGAGTCGGTCACGGTCACCGACGGCCCCTTCGACACGCTGCCCGCGACGATCTCCGAGATCAACGCCGAGGCGCAGAAGCTCAAGGTGCTCGTCTCCATCTTCGGCCGGGAGACCCCGGTCGAGCTGTCGTTCAGCCAGGTCGCCAAGATCTGA
- a CDS encoding CHAT domain-containing protein: MAERSGPASAGPLPGGDHRTALERVAVDVALAEADNAEGHPNQARRRLVAALGRLDRLPGDDELTDPLRVRVRARALMELAKCEFETRGGPQAALAQLDGLVAAGAAHAWPGIVPAAAGVRGLLALRGGRQDEALVALDAAVAQLDVADPVDGCRALLNRGTLHSERRDTAAARADYSECARRARDAGFDLLVFKAEHNLGYVHFREGRLPEALATMEAAARSLPGPVRPTALRDRSEVLLEAGLVGVADATLAQAAQMFADEKLPREVAECELGRAECALLRGDPVAARHWASSARRRFARRGDEAWVVRSSLLELQADAGVLARQSEGRASRSGWAGVARRAAEVEELCRTTGRPTWQRAASYLRIEADLARGVGPDPERVLDGLGTVQAEEPLTLRLHGRRIRALLAVAAGRPDRAAHHVRAGQRDLALHRSRFGSLDLRTAGAVHGTALAELDMRLALATGHPERVLESAERVRAVMGGAPRVNPPRDPRTAELLAQLRRLVEGSRPVTGRPAADPERRKLIADAQRLKLEILARSWHEPGRSARDEREGRAHEVRALLARRPQTLLLDVIDHEGRLLAVSMGVAGSELADLGEAAPAAELVRRVHADLEVVANPLVPAELRAVAERSLRGALERLDAVVRPVLDGADELVVVAGGWLGVLPWSMLPSRRGAPTVVAPSVHHWMRYAGAGLPDAPLTAAAGPGLVHAADEARHVAKLWPGARVLVEDEASVANVAEALASPGVVHLAAHGRHEPDNPLFSSLRLADGPLFAHELDAGGRVPDLVLLSSCEVGRATIRAGGEALGLASVLLRTGVPCVVAAIAPLPDETAMHVMSGVHERMRAGVPVAAAVAQACAEHERGGGGLVPLVCLGAPV, from the coding sequence ATGGCCGAACGCTCCGGTCCGGCCTCCGCCGGGCCGCTGCCGGGCGGCGACCACCGCACCGCTCTCGAGCGCGTGGCGGTGGACGTCGCCCTGGCCGAGGCGGACAACGCCGAGGGCCACCCGAACCAGGCGCGTCGTCGGCTGGTCGCGGCGCTCGGGCGCCTCGACCGGCTCCCGGGCGACGACGAGCTGACCGACCCGTTGCGCGTGCGCGTGCGAGCGCGGGCGCTCATGGAGCTCGCGAAGTGCGAGTTCGAGACGCGCGGCGGTCCGCAGGCGGCACTCGCGCAGCTCGACGGGCTCGTCGCGGCGGGTGCCGCGCACGCGTGGCCGGGTATCGTCCCCGCGGCGGCGGGGGTGCGGGGGCTGCTGGCGCTGCGCGGCGGGCGGCAGGACGAGGCGCTCGTCGCGCTGGACGCCGCGGTCGCGCAGCTCGACGTCGCGGACCCCGTGGACGGGTGCCGCGCGCTGCTCAACCGCGGCACGCTGCACAGCGAGCGTCGGGACACGGCGGCGGCGCGCGCGGACTACTCGGAGTGCGCGCGCCGGGCGCGCGACGCGGGTTTCGACCTGCTGGTGTTCAAGGCGGAGCACAACCTCGGGTACGTGCACTTCCGGGAGGGGCGTCTGCCGGAGGCGCTCGCGACGATGGAGGCGGCGGCCCGCAGCCTGCCCGGGCCGGTGCGGCCCACGGCGCTGCGGGACCGTAGCGAGGTGCTGCTGGAGGCGGGCCTGGTCGGCGTCGCGGACGCGACGCTCGCGCAGGCCGCGCAGATGTTCGCCGACGAGAAGCTGCCGCGCGAGGTGGCGGAGTGCGAGCTGGGTCGTGCGGAGTGCGCGCTGCTGCGCGGCGACCCGGTCGCCGCGCGGCACTGGGCGTCGAGCGCGCGGCGCCGATTCGCGCGGCGCGGCGACGAGGCGTGGGTGGTGCGTTCGTCGCTGCTGGAGCTGCAGGCGGACGCGGGGGTGCTGGCACGCCAGAGCGAGGGCCGCGCGTCGCGCAGCGGCTGGGCGGGCGTGGCGCGGCGGGCCGCGGAGGTCGAGGAGCTGTGCCGGACGACCGGTCGGCCGACGTGGCAGCGGGCGGCGTCCTACCTGCGCATCGAGGCGGACCTGGCGCGCGGCGTGGGGCCGGACCCCGAGCGGGTGCTCGACGGGCTGGGCACGGTGCAGGCCGAGGAGCCGCTGACGTTGCGCCTGCACGGTCGTCGGATCCGGGCGCTGCTGGCGGTGGCGGCGGGCCGCCCCGACCGGGCGGCGCACCACGTGCGGGCGGGGCAGCGGGACCTCGCGCTGCACCGCAGCCGGTTCGGCTCGCTCGACCTGCGCACGGCGGGCGCGGTGCACGGCACGGCGCTCGCGGAGCTCGACATGCGGCTCGCGCTCGCGACGGGGCACCCCGAGCGCGTGCTCGAGTCGGCCGAGCGCGTGCGTGCGGTCATGGGCGGGGCGCCGCGCGTCAACCCGCCCCGCGACCCCCGCACGGCCGAGCTGCTCGCGCAGCTGCGCAGGCTCGTGGAGGGCAGCCGTCCCGTCACGGGCCGTCCCGCGGCGGACCCGGAGCGGCGCAAGCTGATCGCGGACGCGCAGCGCCTCAAGCTGGAGATCCTCGCGCGGTCGTGGCACGAGCCGGGGCGCAGCGCGCGCGACGAGCGCGAGGGTCGGGCGCACGAGGTGCGCGCGCTGCTCGCGCGACGTCCGCAGACCCTGCTGCTCGACGTGATCGACCACGAGGGGCGCCTGCTCGCGGTGAGCATGGGCGTGGCGGGGTCCGAGCTGGCCGACCTGGGGGAGGCCGCGCCGGCCGCGGAGCTCGTGCGGCGCGTGCACGCGGACCTCGAGGTCGTCGCGAACCCGCTGGTGCCCGCGGAGCTGCGTGCGGTCGCGGAACGGTCGCTGCGGGGTGCGCTCGAGCGGCTCGACGCGGTGGTGCGGCCGGTGCTCGACGGCGCGGACGAGCTCGTCGTCGTCGCGGGCGGGTGGCTGGGCGTGCTGCCGTGGTCGATGCTGCCCTCCCGGCGGGGCGCGCCCACGGTCGTCGCACCTTCGGTGCACCACTGGATGCGGTACGCGGGCGCGGGCCTGCCGGACGCCCCGCTGACGGCGGCCGCGGGCCCGGGCCTGGTGCACGCGGCCGACGAGGCGCGGCACGTCGCCAAGCTGTGGCCGGGTGCGCGTGTGCTGGTCGAGGACGAGGCGAGCGTCGCGAACGTCGCCGAGGCGCTCGCGTCTCCGGGTGTGGTGCACCTCGCGGCGCACGGGCGGCACGAGCCGGACAACCCGTTGTTCTCGTCGCTGCGGCTGGCCGACGGCCCGTTGTTCGCGCACGAGCTGGACGCGGGCGGCCGGGTGCCCGACCTCGTCCTGCTGTCGTCGTGCGAGGTCGGCCGTGCGACGATCCGGGCCGGGGGAGAGGCGCTGGGCCTGGCGAGCGTGCTGCTGCGCACGGGCGTGCCGTGCGTGGTGGCGGCGATCGCGCCGCTGCCCGACGAGACCGCGATGCACGTGATGTCGGGCGTGCACGAGCGCATGCGCGCAGGCGTGCCGGTGGCTGCGGCGGTCGCGCAGGCGTGCGCGGAGCACGAGCGCGGTGGCGGTGGGCTGGTGCCTCTCGTGTGCCTGGGCGCGCCCGTGTGA
- a CDS encoding peptidase S32, whose amino-acid sequence MTEQDPRTDPTPEPDEAQPTATRPLEERARIRPTKRGVEDVLLSRSGVVGVDIAEKWSQGRPTGQQAIVVHVERKRPLDELSDDERIPAEYDGVPTDVVSGRVSPLAATGGTGAAGHAARVRPLAGGLSIGPSDAVTIPVEGRAQLRSVNGTLGVVVRERHTGRPFALTNWHVAAGDGREDVGSSWLQPAIADGGRARADRFGALVRGAVTDRMDAAVVALAPGAPWVPGIVGIGAVTGAGPAVVGSTVSKSGRTTGLTVGTVVSTDYTTAVDFGPGVGLRTLRDQIRVEPADGAERFSAGGDSGSVIVDEDGVVVGLLWAGEDDGSFSVASPIDVVLDTLGVSVAAAPRTWRDRLRATSGRRASGGARTDGADGAAADASGDRDAQGASRLAGASTQPFTEPFTEPFTEALGANPFTEPFTEPFTEPFTEPFTEPFTEPFTEALGTNPFTEPFTEPFTEPFTEALGANPFTEPFTEPFTEPFTEPFTEPFTEPSTEALGANPFTEPFTEPFTEPFTEPFTEALGANPFTEPFTEPFTEPFTEPFTEPFTEAAADARRTRAAYVAGRRIGVTQARAAYAAGVRAGRRAGAAASGATATRVARQAYRAGYVAAYRAAVKALALRAQAARRGAARSAYVAGFRAGVRAAGSSGGDSRS is encoded by the coding sequence ATGACCGAGCAGGACCCCCGCACCGACCCGACGCCCGAGCCCGACGAGGCGCAGCCCACGGCGACCCGACCGCTCGAGGAGCGCGCCCGGATCCGCCCCACCAAGCGTGGCGTCGAGGACGTCCTGCTCTCCCGCTCCGGCGTCGTCGGCGTCGACATCGCCGAGAAGTGGTCCCAGGGCCGCCCCACCGGGCAGCAGGCCATCGTCGTGCACGTCGAGCGCAAGCGCCCCCTCGACGAGCTGTCCGACGACGAGCGCATCCCCGCCGAGTACGACGGCGTGCCCACCGACGTCGTCAGCGGCCGCGTCTCGCCGCTGGCCGCCACCGGCGGCACCGGTGCCGCGGGCCACGCCGCGCGCGTGCGTCCCCTCGCCGGAGGGCTGAGCATCGGCCCGTCCGACGCCGTGACCATCCCCGTCGAGGGCCGCGCGCAGCTGCGCAGCGTCAACGGCACCCTCGGGGTCGTCGTGCGCGAGCGCCACACCGGGCGCCCGTTCGCGCTCACCAACTGGCACGTCGCCGCAGGTGACGGGCGCGAGGACGTCGGGTCGTCGTGGCTGCAGCCCGCGATCGCCGACGGCGGACGCGCACGCGCGGACCGGTTCGGCGCGCTCGTGCGCGGCGCCGTCACCGACCGTATGGACGCCGCCGTCGTCGCGCTCGCACCCGGCGCGCCGTGGGTCCCCGGCATCGTCGGGATCGGCGCCGTCACCGGCGCAGGCCCCGCCGTCGTCGGCTCGACCGTCAGCAAGTCCGGACGCACGACCGGCCTGACCGTCGGCACCGTCGTGTCCACCGACTACACGACGGCCGTCGACTTCGGGCCCGGCGTCGGGCTGCGCACGCTGCGCGACCAGATCCGCGTCGAGCCCGCCGACGGCGCCGAGCGGTTCTCCGCCGGCGGGGACTCCGGCTCCGTGATCGTCGACGAGGACGGGGTCGTCGTCGGGCTGCTGTGGGCCGGCGAGGACGACGGGAGCTTCTCCGTCGCGAGCCCCATCGACGTCGTGCTCGACACGCTGGGGGTGTCCGTGGCCGCCGCGCCCCGCACGTGGCGCGACCGGCTGCGGGCCACGTCAGGGCGCCGGGCGTCGGGGGGCGCCCGCACCGACGGCGCGGACGGCGCCGCGGCCGACGCCTCCGGCGACCGGGACGCGCAGGGGGCGTCCCGGCTCGCCGGGGCGTCGACCCAGCCGTTCACCGAGCCGTTCACCGAACCGTTCACCGAGGCGCTCGGAGCGAACCCGTTCACGGAGCCGTTCACCGAGCCCTTCACGGAGCCCTTCACCGAGCCCTTCACGGAGCCCTTCACGGAGCCGTTCACCGAGGCGCTCGGTACGAACCCGTTCACGGAGCCCTTCACGGAGCCGTTCACGGAGCCCTTCACCGAGGCGCTCGGAGCGAACCCGTTCACCGAGCCGTTCACCGAGCCGTTCACCGAGCCGTTCACCGAGCCGTTCACGGAGCCCTTCACGGAGCCGTCTACCGAGGCACTCGGAGCGAACCCGTTCACCGAGCCGTTCACCGAGCCCTTCACGGAGCCGTTCACGGAGCCGTTCACCGAGGCACTGGGAGCGAACCCGTTCACGGAGCCGTTCACGGAGCCGTTCACGGAGCCGTTCACCGAGCCGTTCACGGAGCCGTTCACCGAGGCCGCCGCCGACGCCCGGCGGACGCGCGCGGCGTACGTCGCGGGCCGGCGGATCGGGGTCACGCAGGCACGTGCCGCGTACGCGGCGGGTGTCCGCGCGGGTCGTCGCGCGGGGGCGGCGGCGAGTGGCGCGACGGCGACGCGCGTCGCACGGCAGGCGTACCGCGCGGGCTACGTCGCGGCGTACCGCGCCGCGGTCAAGGCGCTCGCCCTCCGGGCGCAGGCCGCCCGTCGCGGTGCGGCGCGTTCGGCCTACGTCGCGGGCTTCCGCGCCGGCGTGCGGGCTGCGGGGAGCTCGGGGGGAGACTCCCGCAGCTGA
- the rplK gene encoding 50S ribosomal protein L11, translating to MPPKKKVTGLIKLQINAGAATPAPPIGPALGQHGVNIMEFCKAYNAATESQRGNVIPVEITVYEDRSFTFITKTPPAAELIKKAAGVAKGSPTPHTVKVATLTREQVREIASTKLEDLNANDLDAAEKIIAGTARSMGIKVEG from the coding sequence ATGCCCCCCAAGAAGAAGGTCACCGGCCTCATCAAGCTCCAGATCAACGCCGGTGCGGCCACGCCCGCCCCGCCGATCGGCCCCGCGCTCGGTCAGCACGGCGTGAACATCATGGAGTTCTGCAAGGCGTACAACGCGGCGACCGAGTCGCAGCGCGGCAACGTCATCCCCGTCGAGATCACCGTGTACGAGGACCGCTCGTTCACGTTCATCACGAAGACGCCGCCGGCCGCCGAGCTCATCAAGAAGGCCGCGGGCGTCGCCAAGGGCTCGCCCACGCCGCACACGGTCAAGGTCGCGACGCTGACCCGCGAGCAGGTGCGCGAGATCGCGTCCACCAAGCTCGAGGACCTCAACGCGAACGACCTCGACGCGGCCGAGAAGATCATCGCCGGCACCGCCCGGTCGATGGGTATCAAGGTCGAGGGCTGA
- the rplJ gene encoding 50S ribosomal protein L10, with translation MARPDKAAAVAEIADKFRASNAAVLTEYRGLSVAQLKTLRRALGGNATYAVVKNTLTAIAAKEAGLTGLDDALAGPSAIAFVTGDPVEAAKGLRDFAKANPALVIKGGVLDGRALTAAEVTKLADLESREVLLAKAAGAMKAKLYQAAYVFTANTAQAARVIDALRQKQESEGAAA, from the coding sequence ATGGCGAGGCCGGACAAGGCAGCCGCCGTCGCGGAGATCGCGGACAAGTTCCGTGCGTCCAACGCGGCCGTGCTGACCGAGTACCGCGGGCTCTCCGTGGCGCAGCTCAAGACGCTGCGTCGCGCGCTCGGCGGCAACGCAACCTACGCCGTGGTGAAGAACACGCTGACCGCGATCGCGGCCAAGGAAGCCGGCCTGACGGGCCTCGACGACGCGCTCGCGGGCCCGTCGGCGATCGCCTTCGTCACCGGCGACCCGGTCGAGGCCGCCAAGGGTCTGCGTGACTTCGCCAAGGCGAACCCCGCGCTGGTCATCAAGGGTGGTGTCCTCGACGGACGCGCCCTGACCGCCGCGGAGGTCACCAAGCTCGCGGACCTCGAGTCCCGTGAGGTCCTGCTGGCCAAGGCGGCCGGCGCGATGAAGGCCAAGCTCTACCAGGCTGCCTACGTCTTCACCGCGAACACCGCCCAGGCCGCTCGTGTCATCGATGCCCTGCGTCAGAAGCAGGAGTCGGAAGGTGCGGCTGCCTGA
- the rplL gene encoding 50S ribosomal protein L7/L12, translated as MAKLSTEELIEQFKGLTLIELSEFVKAFEEVFEVTAAAPVAVAAAPAAGGAGADAPAEEEKDSFDVVLLAAGDKKIQVIKEVRALTSLGLKEAKDLVDEAPKPVLEGVNKETAEKAKAQLEGAGASVELK; from the coding sequence ATGGCGAAGCTCAGCACCGAGGAGCTCATCGAGCAGTTCAAGGGCCTGACCCTGATCGAGCTGTCCGAGTTCGTGAAGGCCTTCGAGGAGGTCTTCGAGGTCACCGCCGCTGCCCCCGTCGCCGTCGCCGCCGCGCCGGCCGCCGGTGGTGCGGGCGCGGACGCCCCCGCCGAGGAGGAGAAGGACTCGTTCGACGTCGTCCTGCTCGCCGCCGGTGACAAGAAGATCCAGGTCATCAAGGAGGTGCGCGCGCTCACGTCGCTCGGCCTCAAGGAGGCCAAGGACCTCGTCGACGAGGCGCCGAAGCCGGTTCTCGAGGGCGTCAACAAGGAGACGGCCGAGAAGGCGAAGGCGCAGCTCGAGGGCGCCGGCGCGAGCGTCGAGCTCAAGTGA